The DNA window TGCTTGGTTTCGAGCACCAGCGGGTTGTCGGACTTGTCCTCATCGACAACGCGATAAATCCGCCCGCGGAACGGACGATCCCAACCCTGCGTCCAGTCGGCGACATAGAGCGATCCGTCGGGGCCCTGGTCGACATCGACGACGCCGGTTCCGTAGAAGATCGATGCGTCCTGGATCTTGGTGTCGCGGGTGATCGGCTTGCCGTCGACGCTGGTCAGTTCAAAGCTCGCGCCCTTCGGTTTCACCTTGAACGCCCAGATGCCGCTGGTGACGGCCTGGCCGCGGTAGTCGCACATGAAGAAGGTGTCGTTGTACTTGTCCGGCAGACCGACACCGTTGTAGTACGCCAAGCCGCTCGGACCCGCGCCGGCATGGGCGATGTGCGGGACGATGTAGTTGGCGTTGTTGAACTCGGCGGTCTGGAAGATCTGCTCGGCGGTCCAAGGGCCGCCGTCGCGAGGCTTTTCGCCGTGCTGGTAGCCGATGCGCCAACCGGTGTCGCCGCCTTCGACGACGTAGACCCACCGGGCGGGGTCGCCTTTGTCGGGATTGTTGTCGCCGGTGAAGAGGTTGCCGTACTTGTCGAACCGAAGTTCCTGCGGATTGCGCAGGCCGGTGGCGAAGATTTCCAGTTCGGTGCCGTCGAGGTTGCAGCGGAAGACGCTGCCGCTTTCGGTCGAGATCGCGAGGCTGCCGTCGACCGCCTCGGCCGAGGCGGCGCGGTCGCCGATGCTGAAGTACAGCTTGCCGTCGGGGCCCATCACCATGCCGTGGAGGTCGTGACCGAGGTAGGCGTAACGAACGCCGTAGCCGGTACTGAGAACCTTCCGGGTGTCGGCCTTGCCGTCGCCGTCGGTGTCTTTGAGCTTGTAGAGGTTGGGGATGATGGTCGCGTAGACGTTGCCCTTGTAAGCGAACACGCCGCTGGCCAGGCCGTCTTCGATACGGTTGTAGCCTTGTGAGAAGACGGAGTACTTGTCGGCCTTACCGGAGCCGGTGGTGTCCTGCAGGAGCATGATGCGCTCGGGATCGGTCGATTCGATCGCCTCGCGGCCGGACTTTTCGCCGGCGTGCTTCTTCACCATCGCCACGCGGTCGGCGACGGTCTTGGCGGCGATGTCTTCCTCGAGCCAGTTCATCGTCGAGCGAACGTCAATCACGCCGGCCTTGAAGCGGTTGGCTTCAGAGACATAAACGCGGCCCTGCTCATCGACGGACAGCGCGTTGGGGTTGGAAAGCATCGGCTCGGCGGCCCAGAGCTTGACCTTCAGCCCCGGCGCGACATGGAAGCCGGCGATCGCCCGCTCCGCCGAACCGTCGTCGGTCTTCACGGGCAGCGCTTTGGGCTCGCGGAACTCGAGCTTGCCGCCGAGGGGTTCGTCTTCGGCCCGGAGCGGGCTGACGAGGGCCAGACCGAACAAGGCGACGATCGCTGACAGCAGGGGGAGTACGACGGTGCGGTAATTCATTTGCAGTACTGGTTAAGACAACAACGGACGTCGGCAAACGGTCTCGCCGCGCCGAATAAGGATACAACCAGGGAGTCACGGAGGCACGGAGGGCAACCCGATGCGGCGCGTGCTGCGCTGGATTCCAAGCGACCCCATCTGTCATCCTGAGGTACACCGCAGGAGCTTGTCGCGAAGGCTGTCCGCCTTCGTTACGAGGTCCTACGGCGTAGCTCAGGATGGCAGGTGGGTTGGCCACCCCAGATCATAGCTACCGCCCGACGACCGGCGTGGCCCGGGTCGAGCCCTCGGCGACTACCAGCCGCAAAGGCTCTTCGCCCCGCGTGGCCAGATCAACCCGAACGGTGACGGTCGCCACGCCCTTGGGCGCGGCAAACGCGTAGGTGTTGCCGGTTCCCGCAACCGGCTTGCCGCCGGCAAACAGGCTCAGTCCCACAGCCGAGTTGGCCGACAGCTTCACCTCACCGGCAGCAGCCACGTCCAGCTCGAACCGAATGAACGCGACCTTCTCGCTCGCGGCCGGCAGCAGGTCGGCGATCGGTAGATCGCCGTTGACCTTGCCGTAGAGCGCGAACCAACCCGCAACATCGCCATCGCTGGGCGGCGTCGCTCCGGTTTTGGCCAGGGCAGCGGGCGTCGGATCGAGCAGACGCCAACGCCGGACGACCGGCTCGGTTGGCACGCTGAACGGGCCTGGCTTGCCGAGCTCTGACAGGAATCGCACCAGGTCCAGGAACTCCTGCCGGGTCAGTCCGTCCGCCAGGCCGGCGGGCATGAGCGAGCCGCCTTCGACGCGCTTCTTGATGTCCGCCAGGCTGACCGGGATCTCATCGCGGGCGTTGTCGCGGAGGATGAGTTCCTTGCTGTCCTCCCGCACCTTGATGCCCTGGATCAGGTCGCCGTCCTTCGTGCTGACGCTGGTGGCGGCGTAGCCGTCCTTGACGGCCTTGGCGGGGATCAGGATGGAATCGATGATGTAGTCCACCGGCGAGCTGGCGCCGATGGCGCGAATGTCGGGCGCGAGCGGCCCGCCGACACCGCCGATCATGTGGCACTGCACGCAGCCGGCGGATTTCGATCGGTAGACCAGCTCGCCGCGGGCGGCGTCGCCGAGCTTCATCGCCTCGTCGGCGGTGCGCTTCATTTCGTCGGCGGTCAGTTGGACCGGCCCGCCGCCGCTGGCACCAGCCGAGGTTCGGATGACTTCGCCCAGCTCGCCGAGATCGACACCAACGCCTTGGACATATCGCAGGGCGAGCTTGGCGGTGTCGGCGGGAAGGGTCTTGCCTTTCAGTACGGCGGCGAGCGCCTGCACGCCGCCTTCACGCTTCAGGAACGCGCCAAGCACCTGGGAAGGATCATCGGACGACTTGGCGCCGGTGAGGTAGTCGGCCGCGACAACCGCCGCCCCTTTGGCATCGAGCGAAGCCAGACCGGCAATCGCTGCGGATCGGACGGCCGAGGGCTGACCGGCTGCCGCGTACTTCTGAAGCGTGGCACCCGATTCCGCGCCAAAGTCGGCGATCGCCACCGCGGCGGCGGCACGCACGGAATTGGCCGTATCGGCGGAAGACAGCTTGGCTTCCAGCACGGCCTTGGCGTCGGCGGCCTTGTACAAGCCGGCGAGCCGGGCGCCGTATTCCTGCAGTGCCGGCGAATTGTCGGCGAGCAGCTTGCGGACTCGCGCCGGGGTCGGGCCGTCGGGCTTGGCCTTGCGCTGTTTCGCCGCCCGTTCCAACGCCGCTGACGCTTCCAGTCGCATCGCCGGCGACGCCTTAGCATCGACCGCCTGGTCCAGGAGCAGCGACAAATCGGCCGGTGTGCCCAGGGCGGCGATCAGGTCGAAAGCGTCCTTCGATGCCGCCGGGGCGAGCTTGCCTGCCTTCAGGTCGGCAACGATCTTCTTCAGCGCGTCGCCGCTCTGAACGGCCTTCAACGCGTAGTTGAGATGATCGGGGCTGGCGAACTTCAGGCTGCCACTAGTGGCGGCGGGAAGCCAGACGTCTTTGAGATCGCCCAGGATCTGGCTCATCGCAAAATCGATCACCGGATCGACCGGCTTGGCCAGTACGCCAAGGGCCACTGGCACGACGGCCGGGTTGCCGGTCGCCTTGCCGATGTCGGCCAGTGCGCGGACCGCTTCGAGTCGGACGCGCGGGAAGTCGTCGGTCGTGCCTTTGGTGATCTGGTCGATCGCCGAGGGAAGTCGATCCGCCCAGTGACCGGCCACACGGACGGCGGCGGCGCGGACCTGAGACGTTTTCGAATCAAGCAGCGTGGCGAGCAGCGTCGGCTCGACGACGTCCAGCGTTTCGTAGGTCCAGAGGTACTCCAGGAGCAGGTCATCCCCGGTCAGCGGAGCGAGCGCGTTCGCGGCCGCTGCAGCAGTTTCCCGCGCCCCAAGAAGTGTCTTCACATGCTTGCCAAGCTCGAGAACCGCCTCCTTCGGCGCGATCTCCCTTCGCAGCGCGATCTTGGCCTGAAGGCGCGTCCACTGCTCCGGAGCAGCAAGTAGCCCGATCAGACTTGTCGCGCCAGCACCTGCAATGACCGGCTTGGCGACCGCAGGGCCGCCTTTGGCTGTCACTCGCCAGATACGGCCATGCACTTTGTCGCGGCGCGGGTCGCGGAAATCGACCTCGCCGTGGTTGATGATCGGGTTGTACCAGTCGGCGATGTAGAGCGCGCCGTCGGGACCCATCTTGAGGTCGATCGGGCGGTAGGCGCGGTCGGCCGACGTGATGACATCAGTCATCAGCTTGGCCGAAAAGCCGGAGCCGTCTTCGGACAGCTTGAACCGCACGGTGCGGTTGGCGCGGAAATCGTTGGTGATGAGGTCCCCCTGCCAGTCAGCGGGGAAATGACGGCTGCTGATGATCTCCGCGCCGCAGAATTTCGGGCTGCCGGGATTCAGACCCTTGAGGATGCGCTTGGCTTCGTAGGCGGCGGTGAACTGCGCACCGGGCGGGGCGAAGTTCACGCCTTCGCCGCCGGCACCATCGGTCAGGAACATCTGCCCGTAGCGGTCCCAAGTCACGCCCCAAGGATTGACCAGGCCTTGGCAGTAAATGTTGAGGTTCATCGAGTCGGGGCGGAACTGCCAGAGCGTGCTGGCCAGACCCACTTTCGTGCCACGCGGGGTTTCGACCCGGCTGCCGATGTAAATGCCCTGGAGGAAGTTCAACCGCCCGCCGTAGTCCCAGCGGAACGCGTGGATGACGTGATGGGTGTCTTCGGTGCCGAAGCCGGAAAGGACGACCTTTCGCGTATCGGCCTTGCCGTCGCCGTCGGTGTCTTTCAGGTGGAGAATCTCGGTGCTGTTGGCGACGTAGACGCCGCCGTCGTCGGCCATCTCGACGGCTGTCGCGATGAAGAGGCCTTCGGCGAAGACGGTTGATTTGTCGGCCTTGCCGTCGCCGTCGGTGTCTTCCAGGACGTAAATCTTGTCCTGCGGGGCGTCGCCGGGCTTGATCTGCGGATACGTCGGCGAGCCGGCGACCCAGAGCCGGCCTTTGGCGTCGAAGGTGATGCCGATCGGCTTGAGCAGCATCGGTTCGGCGGCAAAAAGGTTGGCTTCGAAGCCTTCGGCGACCTTGAATGCCTTTAGCTCCGTTGCCGGGTCGTTGGGCGGGGCGTTTGAGTTGGATCGCTGTGCGTGGGCGACGCCACTGGCGAGAGCAAGGGCAACAGCGGCGGAGCGGATGGTGTTCTTAAGGATCATGATAAGCGGTGTTGATGGACGAATCGGGTGGCATACTGCCTCTCCCCTGTACTCGGGGGAGAGGGCCGGGGTGAGGGGCCGAACGGCGGGTTTCCGCTGAAAGCCGAAGACCGATCTTCGAACAATCCTTAATGACGCTCGGCAGCTCACGCTCTCCCCCGAGTACAGGGGAGAGGCGGCAGCAATCAGTTCCTCGCCGCGGCGATTTCTTTCTCGCGCTGCTCGACGAGCGGCAGGAACATCGGCATCTCGACCGCATTGCGGCCCTGTTCCTTCTTGCGGACGCCGAGGATGTAGGTGTCGTTCTGCGGCCGCCAGTAATGGAAGTACTGCCAGTTCTTGTCCACGATGAGTGTGCGCAGCTTTTCAAACTTTTCACCGCTCAGCGCAGCTTTCGGCGGGATGCCGAGTTCCTTGAGCAGTTCGGCCGCCAGGCGGCGATAGCCTTCCGGCGACGGGTGAATGCCGTTGTCGGTGATGTTCTGGGGTGAATCCTTGGTCGCGATCTTTTCCGTCAGAGAGTAGAGATCGACGAACCGGGCCGAGTGCTTCGCCGCAAGCTCTTTCGTCGCGTCGCGGAACAGCTTCAGGCTGTCGTTGTGCTTGGTCGGGTCGGGGTTGGGCTTGCCGAGGTCTTCGTGGTAGTTGGGCGACAGGATGATCAATCGGGGCTTGGAACCCGATTCGGTCGCGACCATCTCCAACAGGCGATTGTACCCGCCGGTGAACTCCGCCAGCTTCGCCGGGCCTTCGAAGGACTCGGTCATGCCGTAGTTGGCGATGACGACGGTCGGTTTGATCTCGCCGATGAGCTTCTTCAGGCGGTTAAAGCCCTGCTCCGGCGGCCCGAAGTTGGCCCAGCCGGCGTTAAGGTTGCGGGCATCGGCCAGCACGGTGTCGCCGCTCTGACCGAGGTTGCGAAACGTGATGTTGCGGTCGGCAAAGCGGGCGGTGAGGGCGGCTTCGATGAAGCCCAGCTGGCCTTCCCGCTCAATGAGCGTGCCGCCGACGAAGACGACGCGATCGCCGTCTTTAAGGTCCAGGGGATCGGTAGCCGCCGTGGCAGGTCTTGCCGCCATCAGGAGGAGGGCAAGAACGGCGGCGACGGGAAGTCTGACAACGGACTGTCGTGACGAGAGAGTCATGCTGAAAGTACTCAAGGGGTGGAAGAATGTTACGCGACCGGAACGATCGACACCGGATCCCCGCCTCTCGGGGATGGGAAAGGCACCCGAATAAGCAGGCTGCCAGGGCTCCGGGCCGCCAGGAAGCGGAGCGCTTCTGATATCCCTCGCCTCTACTGAGCCGCGGCGGCCGGTGCCGCTGGATTGGCCGTCGGGGCGGTGGCCGGGCTCGTCGTGGGGCGCGGCGGGCGGCCGTTGTACGCAACGTACAGGACGATGTTCCGCATGATCGCCGTCGCGGTCTCGGGTTCATAGCCGAGAATGCCGTCGCAGGGCTGGCCGAGCATGCCGGCACTGATGTCTTCGCGGCTGTAGAAAACGCGCTGCTTGCCGGCCCGTTCGATCGCGCGGATGCGGGGCACATTCAGCTTCCCGCTCAACTTGCCGCGGGTGTACTTGCGGTAGTCGAACTTCGCGATCTTGAACGGGGCGGCCCACTCGTAGACGCGTTCGTCGGGGGCGATGATCGGGCCGATCGCGCTGGCGTCGCCGCCGAAAATCGCGGCCAGTTCCTTTTCGGCCGCGTCGGCAAACGCCGCGTCTCCGCCGGCGGCATCGACCACCAGCGTGCCGCCACCGTTGACGAACGCCTTGATCTCGTCGCGCTGCGGGGCGCTCATGGTGAAGTTTCCGGTGCCCGTCAGGTGGGCCATCTGGAATCCGGTCGGGCCGGACACCAGCTTCTTTTCGCCGGGCTTGACCGGTTCGACCTTCACGCCCACGCCAGCCTGATTGTGCAGGATCGCCGACAGCCGCTGCCAGCCCCAAGGCTCGGGGTCGGGGTTGTCGCCGACCATGATGCGGGCGACCTTCACGTTGACGGTCGGCTTGATCTTGGGGTCGGCCTTAACAACGTGCGTCGCGCCACGGTAGCGGACGTTCCCCTTCTCGGCGGCGTAGTAGAAGATGTTCATCCCGAGCTGGTACGCCTCTTCCTTGGTCTTTTCGGCGCGGGTCTGCCAGGCGCGGCCCACGTCGGCGTCGGGAATCAGGATCGCCATTTCACGCACGCCGTTCGAGACTGCCAGCACCTTCGGCTTGGTCTTCCAGTTGCGAGCCTGGTAGACCTGATCGACGTAGATGGGGTGGGCGGCGGGCAGTTCGCGGAACTCGTACTTGGGGAAGAGCTTCTTGCCGATGCCGGTCGGACCGACGATCGACTTGACGAACTCCTCGTCGGCACAGTCGGCGTTGAAGAGAATCAGTCCGCCGGCGGCGGTGTACTCGCGAAGCTTGGCTATCTCGGCATCGGTGAAGTCGAGCTTCTTCGAGCCGGACACGTAGAGGATCGGGGCGTCGTGCAGGTCGTCCGGCGAGACACGCAGGTTCACCACCTGCCAGTTGAAGTACTGCTCGCTCATCTTGCCGGCAAACCGCGAGAAGTTGGCCACATCGCGCGGGCGCTGGGCCCAGGGCAGGTTGATCTTGGCGTTCGCCGGGTCGTTCAGGGAGTACTCGAGCTTGTTCATGATGACCGGCGATCGGCCGCGGGCTAGGAACAGCATCGCAAAGCAGGTGTTGGGAATTGAACCGCCCCACGAGCCGTCGGCCGCCTGAGCCTTGACGAGGTAGTCGGCGCCGACGTTGTACCAGTCGACCGTGCCGAAATATTTCTTGCCGCTGGCGACACCGATTCGTTCGACGCCGTACATGCCGTAGAACTGGCCGCCTCCGAGCAGCTTGCCAACGTTCTTGTCCATCCAGGCCAGACCGGCCTCCAGATGCATGTTGTTGGCGCCGCCCTTGCAGAAGCCGAAGTTGCTGTACTGCAGAAGATAATCCTGGGTGATGAACAGTGTGGCGACGCCGGCAGCGGTCATGGTGGGTTTGACCATCTCGTGCGTATCGCCGGGCTTGAGTTCGTTTCCAGCGCCGGCCCCGCGGCGATAGGCCCAGCCGCCCTTGTTTTCGGCGTCGGTGTACATGGCGGCCTTCCAGGCCTTGTCGGTTTCGGCCCAGTAGTCGATCGGCACTTCCACGCCATCGACCTGTTCACAGGCCCACATGCCGAGCACGCCATACTGGCTGATGGACAAGTCCCACCACTTGTCGCCGGGCTGCATCTTGGTCCGGTCG is part of the Humisphaera borealis genome and encodes:
- a CDS encoding PVC-type heme-binding CxxCH protein — protein: MILKNTIRSAAVALALASGVAHAQRSNSNAPPNDPATELKAFKVAEGFEANLFAAEPMLLKPIGITFDAKGRLWVAGSPTYPQIKPGDAPQDKIYVLEDTDGDGKADKSTVFAEGLFIATAVEMADDGGVYVANSTEILHLKDTDGDGKADTRKVVLSGFGTEDTHHVIHAFRWDYGGRLNFLQGIYIGSRVETPRGTKVGLASTLWQFRPDSMNLNIYCQGLVNPWGVTWDRYGQMFLTDGAGGEGVNFAPPGAQFTAAYEAKRILKGLNPGSPKFCGAEIISSRHFPADWQGDLITNDFRANRTVRFKLSEDGSGFSAKLMTDVITSADRAYRPIDLKMGPDGALYIADWYNPIINHGEVDFRDPRRDKVHGRIWRVTAKGGPAVAKPVIAGAGATSLIGLLAAPEQWTRLQAKIALRREIAPKEAVLELGKHVKTLLGARETAAAAANALAPLTGDDLLLEYLWTYETLDVVEPTLLATLLDSKTSQVRAAAVRVAGHWADRLPSAIDQITKGTTDDFPRVRLEAVRALADIGKATGNPAVVPVALGVLAKPVDPVIDFAMSQILGDLKDVWLPAATSGSLKFASPDHLNYALKAVQSGDALKKIVADLKAGKLAPAASKDAFDLIAALGTPADLSLLLDQAVDAKASPAMRLEASAALERAAKQRKAKPDGPTPARVRKLLADNSPALQEYGARLAGLYKAADAKAVLEAKLSSADTANSVRAAAAVAIADFGAESGATLQKYAAAGQPSAVRSAAIAGLASLDAKGAAVVAADYLTGAKSSDDPSQVLGAFLKREGGVQALAAVLKGKTLPADTAKLALRYVQGVGVDLGELGEVIRTSAGASGGGPVQLTADEMKRTADEAMKLGDAARGELVYRSKSAGCVQCHMIGGVGGPLAPDIRAIGASSPVDYIIDSILIPAKAVKDGYAATSVSTKDGDLIQGIKVREDSKELILRDNARDEIPVSLADIKKRVEGGSLMPAGLADGLTRQEFLDLVRFLSELGKPGPFSVPTEPVVRRWRLLDPTPAALAKTGATPPSDGDVAGWFALYGKVNGDLPIADLLPAASEKVAFIRFELDVAAAGEVKLSANSAVGLSLFAGGKPVAGTGNTYAFAAPKGVATVTVRVDLATRGEEPLRLVVAEGSTRATPVVGR
- a CDS encoding SGNH/GDSL hydrolase family protein, with amino-acid sequence MTLSSRQSVVRLPVAAVLALLLMAARPATAATDPLDLKDGDRVVFVGGTLIEREGQLGFIEAALTARFADRNITFRNLGQSGDTVLADARNLNAGWANFGPPEQGFNRLKKLIGEIKPTVVIANYGMTESFEGPAKLAEFTGGYNRLLEMVATESGSKPRLIILSPNYHEDLGKPNPDPTKHNDSLKLFRDATKELAAKHSARFVDLYSLTEKIATKDSPQNITDNGIHPSPEGYRRLAAELLKELGIPPKAALSGEKFEKLRTLIVDKNWQYFHYWRPQNDTYILGVRKKEQGRNAVEMPMFLPLVEQREKEIAAARN
- a CDS encoding DUF4159 domain-containing protein; its protein translation is MLLGSFSTSAATPEQVDAALRKSKEYMYSKMDKVKYWEEVPVMDEKAGSHSTSGRQWGGLTAISVYALLASGEKHLDPKLNPAVEWIKKQRIIGNYALGLRAQLWTFLPPTPEVKQLAMKDRDYLYKGMHRNPLPKAGDKDRIGFYPYWFNDDRTKMQPGDKWWDLSISQYGVLGMWACEQVDGVEVPIDYWAETDKAWKAAMYTDAENKGGWAYRRGAGAGNELKPGDTHEMVKPTMTAAGVATLFITQDYLLQYSNFGFCKGGANNMHLEAGLAWMDKNVGKLLGGGQFYGMYGVERIGVASGKKYFGTVDWYNVGADYLVKAQAADGSWGGSIPNTCFAMLFLARGRSPVIMNKLEYSLNDPANAKINLPWAQRPRDVANFSRFAGKMSEQYFNWQVVNLRVSPDDLHDAPILYVSGSKKLDFTDAEIAKLREYTAAGGLILFNADCADEEFVKSIVGPTGIGKKLFPKYEFRELPAAHPIYVDQVYQARNWKTKPKVLAVSNGVREMAILIPDADVGRAWQTRAEKTKEEAYQLGMNIFYYAAEKGNVRYRGATHVVKADPKIKPTVNVKVARIMVGDNPDPEPWGWQRLSAILHNQAGVGVKVEPVKPGEKKLVSGPTGFQMAHLTGTGNFTMSAPQRDEIKAFVNGGGTLVVDAAGGDAAFADAAEKELAAIFGGDASAIGPIIAPDERVYEWAAPFKIAKFDYRKYTRGKLSGKLNVPRIRAIERAGKQRVFYSREDISAGMLGQPCDGILGYEPETATAIMRNIVLYVAYNGRPPRPTTSPATAPTANPAAPAAAAQ